Proteins encoded in a region of the Apilactobacillus apisilvae genome:
- a CDS encoding SAM-dependent methyltransferase, whose amino-acid sequence MNKKKLIKKLRKNKKITKQTGYIERMKNYYDIFQSFTDIKLLINNILEADRLLQLNQLPQDLPELILPDDIQDEIFNSINNKYPIGDPEGDKLWNKYVDNLPKLDEDLRSFRDYLEDKYGMWAYISAPFVNEIAKNLHGKVLEVMAGNGYISKNLREAGIDVICTDSLSWQKENETGKHLVTDVEKLDANAAFDKYHHDIKYIIMCWSPDGLDIDWQLLHRIRESKENIELIVIGEKDGATNSKKFWQNAKFVNKEVANKINQHHKSFDLINDKLYFVK is encoded by the coding sequence ATGAACAAAAAGAAATTAATTAAAAAACTTCGCAAAAATAAAAAAATTACTAAACAAACAGGTTACATTGAAAGAATGAAAAATTATTATGACATTTTCCAAAGTTTTACTGACATTAAATTATTAATTAATAATATTTTAGAAGCAGATCGACTATTACAACTTAACCAGTTACCGCAAGACTTACCAGAATTAATTTTACCTGATGACATTCAAGATGAAATTTTTAATTCAATAAACAATAAATACCCAATCGGAGACCCTGAAGGTGATAAATTATGGAATAAATACGTCGATAATTTACCAAAGCTAGATGAAGACTTACGTTCATTTAGAGACTATCTAGAAGATAAATATGGGATGTGGGCATATATTTCAGCCCCCTTTGTAAATGAAATCGCTAAAAATTTACACGGTAAAGTATTAGAAGTGATGGCCGGTAATGGATATATATCTAAAAATTTACGTGAAGCTGGCATTGATGTAATTTGCACAGATAGTCTCAGTTGGCAAAAGGAAAATGAAACTGGCAAACACCTAGTAACTGATGTTGAGAAATTAGACGCCAATGCAGCTTTTGACAAATATCATCACGATATTAAATATATTATTATGTGTTGGTCCCCTGATGGACTAGACATTGATTGGCAATTATTACACAGAATTCGTGAAAGTAAAGAAAATATCGAATTAATTGTTATTGGTGAAAAAGATGGTGCCACTAACTCCAAGAAATTTTGGCAAAATGCTAAATTCGTTAATAAAGAAGTAGCAAATAAAATTAATCAGCACCATAAGAGTTTCGATTTAATTAATGATAAATTATATTTTGTTAAATAA
- a CDS encoding RluA family pseudouridine synthase, with product MKKWGYDLKVSTNIKNLSLREYLSKHLLIPKHLIFSLRKDHRVTVNNKYIPMNFTVKDGDQLRIVFIESDFHLPVQNILPDNHKIINILFENEDILVVNKMAGIKTHPNQPNESGTLLNFCENYLNKENKHAYMIHRLDQETSGAIIVGKNPAVVPILVRLIKDKIIHRTYLTWVEGIFQNKSDNINLPIGFDQNDKRKRKINGTSSQKALTRYEVLKERNNCSLVEVQLQTGRTHQIRVHMKAMNHPIIGDPLYNPESISPKMLLHSWKLKLIFPYYMITKVLESPVNDYFKNM from the coding sequence ATGAAAAAATGGGGTTATGATTTAAAAGTCTCTACGAACATTAAAAATTTAAGCCTTAGAGAGTATTTAAGTAAACATTTATTAATTCCCAAGCATTTAATTTTTTCATTAAGAAAAGATCATCGAGTTACAGTAAATAACAAATACATTCCAATGAACTTTACAGTAAAAGATGGCGACCAATTAAGAATCGTATTCATTGAAAGTGATTTTCATTTACCAGTTCAAAATATATTACCAGATAATCATAAAATTATTAATATTTTATTCGAAAATGAAGACATCTTAGTAGTCAATAAAATGGCTGGAATTAAAACTCATCCTAATCAACCAAATGAAAGTGGTACTTTATTAAACTTTTGTGAAAACTACCTTAATAAAGAAAATAAACATGCATACATGATTCATCGTTTAGATCAAGAAACTTCCGGTGCAATTATTGTTGGAAAAAATCCAGCAGTAGTTCCTATTTTAGTAAGGTTAATAAAAGATAAAATTATCCATCGAACTTACCTGACTTGGGTCGAAGGAATCTTTCAAAATAAAAGTGATAATATCAATCTTCCAATTGGTTTTGATCAAAACGATAAAAGGAAAAGAAAAATTAACGGCACAAGTTCACAAAAAGCATTAACCCGATACGAAGTATTAAAAGAACGTAATAATTGTTCACTAGTCGAAGTACAATTACAAACTGGCCGCACTCATCAAATTAGAGTTCATATGAAAGCTATGAACCACCCTATCATAGGCGATCCATTATATAATCCGGAATCAATATCACCAAAAATGTTATTACATTCATGGAAATTAAAATTAATATTCCCTTACTATATGATTACTAAGGTTTTAGAATCACCAGTTAATGATTATTTTAAAAATATGTAA